A single region of the Aptenodytes patagonicus chromosome 7, bAptPat1.pri.cur, whole genome shotgun sequence genome encodes:
- the GREM1 gene encoding gremlin-1, translating to MVRTLYAIGAVFLLMGFLLPAAEGRKRNRGSQGAIPPPDKDQPNDSEQMQTQQQSGSRHRERGKGTSMPAEEVLESSQEALHITERKYLKRDWCKTQPLKQTIHEEGCNSRTIINRFCYGQCNSFYIPRHVRKEEGSFQSCSFCKPKKFTTMTVTLNCPELQPPRKKKRITRVKECRCISIDLD from the coding sequence ATGGTCCGCACGCTGTATGCCATCGGTGCTGTGTTTCTTCTGATGGGATTTCTGCTaccagcagcagaagggagaaagaggaatcGTGGATCTCAAGGTGCTATCCCTCCTCCTGACAAAGATCAGCCCAATGATTCAGAGCAAATGCAGACACAGCAGCAGTCGGGCTCTAGGCATCGAGAACGAGGAAAAGGTACCTCAATGCCTGCGGAAGAGGTGCTGGAGTCTAGTCAGGAGGCATTGCACATCACTGAGCGCAAATACCTAAAGCGGGATTGGTGTAAAACTCAACCCCTCAAACAGACTATCCATGAAGAAGGCTGCAACAGCCGTACCATTATCAACAGGTTCTGCTACGGCCAGTGCAATTCCTTCTACATCCCCAGGCATGTCCGTAAAGAGGAAGGCTCCTTCCAATCTTGTTCCTTCTGCAAGCCTAAGAAATTCACCACCATGACTGTTACACTCAATTGCCCTGAGCTTCAGCCCccgagaaagaagaaaagaatcacCCGAGTTAAGGAATGCCGGTGTATATCTATTGACTTGGActaa